A stretch of Ipomoea triloba cultivar NCNSP0323 chromosome 13, ASM357664v1 DNA encodes these proteins:
- the LOC116001010 gene encoding pentatricopeptide repeat-containing protein At4g32430, mitochondrial isoform X1: MLPLHTLSSPFLLRTADNATASTAGDSLSSVDNDSMKRPSQPQRIARQPLQLVKTLCSFQNEHHLFDRSPRPALKSIHHSMLNFIHQSQFEALKVFKKQFQMGVSEIDEVAIALALKACKGDLTFGSQLHSLTIRSGFFSYITVPNSLMNMYCKSGQFSHAMLIFEDMENPDTVSYNTVLSGCENGGDALCFAHRMHALGVTFDAVSYTTALSHCTAQEMFIFGSQLHSCVMKSGLEFEVFIGNALVTMYLKWGKIVEAERVFCEMPSKDLVSWNALLSGYAQEGSYALEAILGFIEMVREGMKPDHVSLTSAVSACGQQRDLEFGKQIHGLAIKRAYGTHISVCNVLMALYSKSGDINDAKMIFQRMTERNVVSWTTMLSMSEEDAMAMFNEMRRNGVYPNDVTFVGLIHALTMNNMISEGCMVHGFCMKSNFFSELNVVNCFITMYGKFGFMEDSRKVFEELDHKDIITWNALISGYAQNGMYQDALQIFSSAMMESRPNEYTFGSVLSAIASSESISLKHGLRCHSCLIKLGLNTNPVTFGALLDMYAKRGSIFESQRVFHEIAEKGQVSWTAMISAHSRHGDYESVISLFEEMKQKGVKPDSITFLSVLTACGHKGIVDVGIEIFNSMTRDFSIKPSAEHYSCVVDMFGRAGRLNEAEQFMSRIPGGPGISVLQSLLGSCRTHGNVEMAKRVGEALIALEPEHSGSYVLMSNLYAEKGQWEKVANIRKGMRSRGVKKEVAFSWVDVGSIDDSLNLHGFSSDDKSHPLSEEIYRMVEWLGSEMKHLEEDEDDRYNRFVACGHI; encoded by the exons ATGCTTCCACTGCATACACTGTCGTCGCCGTTTCTCCTCCGGACAGCAGACAACGCCACTGCCTCTACCGCCGGCGACAGCTTGAGCTCCGTCGACAATGATTCAATGAAACGTCCTAGTCAACCACAg AGAATAGCCAGACAACCGTTGCAGTTGGTGAAGACTTTGTGCTCTTTTCAGAATGAGCACCACTTGTTTGATAGAAGTCCTAGACCAGCTCTTAAGTCTATACACCATTCCATGCTTAATTTTATTCACCAGAGCCAATTTGAAGCTCTTAAAGTTTTCAAGAAACAGTTTCAAATGGGTGTCTCAGAGATTGATGAGGTTGCCATTGCGTTAGCTCTCAAGGCTTGCAAAGGTGACTTGACATTTGGGTCTCAATTACATAGTCTTACTATAAGAAGTGGATTCTTTTCTTATATTACCGTCCCGAATTCATTGATGAATATGTATTGCAAATCTGGACAGTTCAGTCATGCCATGCTTATTTTTGAGGACATGGAGAATCCTGATACTGTTTCATATAATACGGTGCTTTCTGGGTGTGAAAATGGAGGAGATGCATTATGTTTTGCACATAGAATGCATGCACTTGGGGTTACTTTCGATGCAGTGAGTTATACAACAGCTCTCTCTCATTGTACAGCTCAAGAAATGTTCATATTTGGAAGTCAGTTGCATTCTTGTGTAATGAAGTCAGGATTGGAATTTGAGGTTTTTATTGGGAATGCACTTGTGACTATGTATTTGAAGTGGGGGAAAATTGTAGAAGCTGAAAGAGTATTTTGTGAAATGCCAAGTAAAGACTTGGTTTCATGGAATGCCCTCCTCTCAGGTTATGCACAGGAAGGGAGTTATGCATTGGAAGCTATTTTGGGGTTCATTGAAATGGTTAGAGAAGGCATGAAACCAGATCATGTGTCATTAACTAGTGCAGTTTCAGCTTGTGGGCAGCAAAGAGATTTGGAATTTGGGAAGCAGATACATGGTTTGGCTATCAAGAGGGCCTACGGAACTCATATTTCGGTTTGCAATGTTTTGATGGCATTGTATTCCAAGAGTGGGGATATAAATGATGCAAAGATGATTTTTCAAAGGATGACTGAACGAAATGTTGTATCTTGGACAACAATGCTTTCCATGAGTGAAGAGGATGCTATGGCAATGTTTAATGAGATGCGAAGAAATGGGGTGTATCCTAATGATGTCACATTTGTTGGACTAATTCACGCCCTAACAATGAACAATATGATATCAGAAGGTTGTATGGTTCACGGATTTTGTATGAAGTCAAACTTTTTCTCTGAATTAAATGTTGTCAATTGCTTTATAACCATGTATGGTAAGTTTGGGTTTATGGAAGACTCAAGGAAGGTCTTTGAAGAGCTTGACCATAAAGACATCATCACTTGGAATGCTTTAATTTCAGGGTATGCTCAAAATGGGATGTATCAAGATGCTCTACAGATATTTTCATCCGCTATGATGGAGTCACGACCAAATGAATATACATTTGGGAGTGTCTTGAGTGCAATTGCTTCGTCTGAATCCATTTCTTTGAAGCATGGACTGCGATGTCATTCTTGCTTGATAAAGCTCGGCCTGAACACTAATCCAGTTACTTTCGGTGCCCTTCTTGACATGTACGCAAAGCGTGGGAGTATCTTTGAATCCCAAAGAGTTTTTCATGAGATAGCTGAGAAAGGCCAAGTTTCATGGACAGCCATGATTTCGGCCCACTCAAGACATGGAGATTATGAATCTGTGATCTCTCTGTTTGAAGAGATGAAGCAGAAAGGCGTGAAGCCAGATTCCATAACGTTTCTCTCTGTTTTGACAGCATGTGGTCATAAAGGAATAGTTGATGTAGGGATTGAGATTTTTAACTCAATGACTAGAGATTTCTCAATCAAACCATCTGCAGAGCATTACTCTTGTGTGGTTGATATGTTTGGCCGTGCAGGGCGGCTAAACGAGGCTGAACAATTCATGTCCCGAATTCCAGGAGGACCAGGAATCTCTGTACTTCAAAGCCTTCTTGGTTCTTGCAGGACTCATGGCAATGTAGAGATGGCTAAGAGGGTAGGCGAAGCCCTGATCGCTTTGGAACCCGAGCATTCAGGTTCTTACGTGTTGATGTCGAATTTGTATGCTGAGAAGGGGCAGTGGGAGAAGGTAGCAAACATCAGAAAAGGGATGAGATCTAGAGGAGTGAAGAAAGAGGTAGCATTTAGTTGGGTTGATGTAGGAAGCATTGATGATTCTCTGAATCTGCATGGGTTTTCATCAGATGACAAGTCTCATCCATTGTCTGAGGAAATTTATAGGATGGTGGAGTGGCTTGGATCAGAGATGAAACATTTAGAGGAAGATGAGGATGATAGATACAACAGGTTTGTAGCATGTGGTCATATTTGA
- the LOC116001010 gene encoding pentatricopeptide repeat-containing protein At4g32430, mitochondrial isoform X3 produces the protein MLIFEDMENPDTVSYNTVLSGCENGGDALCFAHRMHALGVTFDAVSYTTALSHCTAQEMFIFGSQLHSCVMKSGLEFEVFIGNALVTMYLKWGKIVEAERVFCEMPSKDLVSWNALLSGYAQEGSYALEAILGFIEMVREGMKPDHVSLTSAVSACGQQRDLEFGKQIHGLAIKRAYGTHISVCNVLMALYSKSGDINDAKMIFQRMTERNVVSWTTMLSMSEEDAMAMFNEMRRNGVYPNDVTFVGLIHALTMNNMISEGCMVHGFCMKSNFFSELNVVNCFITMYGKFGFMEDSRKVFEELDHKDIITWNALISGYAQNGMYQDALQIFSSAMMESRPNEYTFGSVLSAIASSESISLKHGLRCHSCLIKLGLNTNPVTFGALLDMYAKRGSIFESQRVFHEIAEKGQVSWTAMISAHSRHGDYESVISLFEEMKQKGVKPDSITFLSVLTACGHKGIVDVGIEIFNSMTRDFSIKPSAEHYSCVVDMFGRAGRLNEAEQFMSRIPGGPGISVLQSLLGSCRTHGNVEMAKRVGEALIALEPEHSGSYVLMSNLYAEKGQWEKVANIRKGMRSRGVKKEVAFSWVDVGSIDDSLNLHGFSSDDKSHPLSEEIYRMVEWLGSEMKHLEEDEDDRYNRFVACGHI, from the coding sequence ATGCTTATTTTTGAGGACATGGAGAATCCTGATACTGTTTCATATAATACGGTGCTTTCTGGGTGTGAAAATGGAGGAGATGCATTATGTTTTGCACATAGAATGCATGCACTTGGGGTTACTTTCGATGCAGTGAGTTATACAACAGCTCTCTCTCATTGTACAGCTCAAGAAATGTTCATATTTGGAAGTCAGTTGCATTCTTGTGTAATGAAGTCAGGATTGGAATTTGAGGTTTTTATTGGGAATGCACTTGTGACTATGTATTTGAAGTGGGGGAAAATTGTAGAAGCTGAAAGAGTATTTTGTGAAATGCCAAGTAAAGACTTGGTTTCATGGAATGCCCTCCTCTCAGGTTATGCACAGGAAGGGAGTTATGCATTGGAAGCTATTTTGGGGTTCATTGAAATGGTTAGAGAAGGCATGAAACCAGATCATGTGTCATTAACTAGTGCAGTTTCAGCTTGTGGGCAGCAAAGAGATTTGGAATTTGGGAAGCAGATACATGGTTTGGCTATCAAGAGGGCCTACGGAACTCATATTTCGGTTTGCAATGTTTTGATGGCATTGTATTCCAAGAGTGGGGATATAAATGATGCAAAGATGATTTTTCAAAGGATGACTGAACGAAATGTTGTATCTTGGACAACAATGCTTTCCATGAGTGAAGAGGATGCTATGGCAATGTTTAATGAGATGCGAAGAAATGGGGTGTATCCTAATGATGTCACATTTGTTGGACTAATTCACGCCCTAACAATGAACAATATGATATCAGAAGGTTGTATGGTTCACGGATTTTGTATGAAGTCAAACTTTTTCTCTGAATTAAATGTTGTCAATTGCTTTATAACCATGTATGGTAAGTTTGGGTTTATGGAAGACTCAAGGAAGGTCTTTGAAGAGCTTGACCATAAAGACATCATCACTTGGAATGCTTTAATTTCAGGGTATGCTCAAAATGGGATGTATCAAGATGCTCTACAGATATTTTCATCCGCTATGATGGAGTCACGACCAAATGAATATACATTTGGGAGTGTCTTGAGTGCAATTGCTTCGTCTGAATCCATTTCTTTGAAGCATGGACTGCGATGTCATTCTTGCTTGATAAAGCTCGGCCTGAACACTAATCCAGTTACTTTCGGTGCCCTTCTTGACATGTACGCAAAGCGTGGGAGTATCTTTGAATCCCAAAGAGTTTTTCATGAGATAGCTGAGAAAGGCCAAGTTTCATGGACAGCCATGATTTCGGCCCACTCAAGACATGGAGATTATGAATCTGTGATCTCTCTGTTTGAAGAGATGAAGCAGAAAGGCGTGAAGCCAGATTCCATAACGTTTCTCTCTGTTTTGACAGCATGTGGTCATAAAGGAATAGTTGATGTAGGGATTGAGATTTTTAACTCAATGACTAGAGATTTCTCAATCAAACCATCTGCAGAGCATTACTCTTGTGTGGTTGATATGTTTGGCCGTGCAGGGCGGCTAAACGAGGCTGAACAATTCATGTCCCGAATTCCAGGAGGACCAGGAATCTCTGTACTTCAAAGCCTTCTTGGTTCTTGCAGGACTCATGGCAATGTAGAGATGGCTAAGAGGGTAGGCGAAGCCCTGATCGCTTTGGAACCCGAGCATTCAGGTTCTTACGTGTTGATGTCGAATTTGTATGCTGAGAAGGGGCAGTGGGAGAAGGTAGCAAACATCAGAAAAGGGATGAGATCTAGAGGAGTGAAGAAAGAGGTAGCATTTAGTTGGGTTGATGTAGGAAGCATTGATGATTCTCTGAATCTGCATGGGTTTTCATCAGATGACAAGTCTCATCCATTGTCTGAGGAAATTTATAGGATGGTGGAGTGGCTTGGATCAGAGATGAAACATTTAGAGGAAGATGAGGATGATAGATACAACAGGTTTGTAGCATGTGGTCATATTTGA
- the LOC116002358 gene encoding uncharacterized protein LOC116002358 codes for MTHQNNLTLPIFSAALTVSLFHSLAAPLLLHPRTAAPLLIHRRLRISDSAISSSLSIFQPVRNRFSSLSAFASLPSALASSKPISKHTCEAIHRTNGVFEPFTVKIEFAERLIEVREMGCVALTSLMATIELEFLQPNHRVSLVDDDEKPLKSLLQKLSYMEAFVKKEYNNAVGGAPI; via the exons atgACACACCAGAACAACCTAACCCTACCCATATTCTCTGCGGCCCTCACCGTCTCTCTGTTTCACAGCCTCGCCGCTCCGCTTCTGCTCCATCCTCGAACGGCGGCTCCGCTTCTCATCCATCGGCGGCTCCGAATCTCTGACTCCGCGATTTCGTCGTCTCTCTCTATCTTCCAGCCTGTCCGGAACCGATTCTCTTCCCTAAGCGCCTTCGCCTCTCTGCCCTCAGCCCTTGCGAGTTCGAAGCCGATCTCTAAGCATACCTGTGAGGCAATCCACCGAACAAATGGTGTGTTTGAACCCTTTACTGTAAA GATTGAATTTGCAGAGAGGTTGATCGAGGTGAGAGAGATGGGTTGTGTTGCATTGACTTCTCTGATGGCTACCATTGAGCTTGAATTTTTGCAACCCAACCACAGAGTGTCtcttgttgatgatgatgagaagcCATTGAAATCTCTGCTTCAGAAGCTTTCTTATATGGAAGCCTTTGTGAAAAAGGAATACAACAACGCTGTGGGTGGTGCTCCAATCTGA
- the LOC116001010 gene encoding pentatricopeptide repeat-containing protein At4g32430, mitochondrial isoform X2 has protein sequence MFTCQLNPKALQRIARQPLQLVKTLCSFQNEHHLFDRSPRPALKSIHHSMLNFIHQSQFEALKVFKKQFQMGVSEIDEVAIALALKACKGDLTFGSQLHSLTIRSGFFSYITVPNSLMNMYCKSGQFSHAMLIFEDMENPDTVSYNTVLSGCENGGDALCFAHRMHALGVTFDAVSYTTALSHCTAQEMFIFGSQLHSCVMKSGLEFEVFIGNALVTMYLKWGKIVEAERVFCEMPSKDLVSWNALLSGYAQEGSYALEAILGFIEMVREGMKPDHVSLTSAVSACGQQRDLEFGKQIHGLAIKRAYGTHISVCNVLMALYSKSGDINDAKMIFQRMTERNVVSWTTMLSMSEEDAMAMFNEMRRNGVYPNDVTFVGLIHALTMNNMISEGCMVHGFCMKSNFFSELNVVNCFITMYGKFGFMEDSRKVFEELDHKDIITWNALISGYAQNGMYQDALQIFSSAMMESRPNEYTFGSVLSAIASSESISLKHGLRCHSCLIKLGLNTNPVTFGALLDMYAKRGSIFESQRVFHEIAEKGQVSWTAMISAHSRHGDYESVISLFEEMKQKGVKPDSITFLSVLTACGHKGIVDVGIEIFNSMTRDFSIKPSAEHYSCVVDMFGRAGRLNEAEQFMSRIPGGPGISVLQSLLGSCRTHGNVEMAKRVGEALIALEPEHSGSYVLMSNLYAEKGQWEKVANIRKGMRSRGVKKEVAFSWVDVGSIDDSLNLHGFSSDDKSHPLSEEIYRMVEWLGSEMKHLEEDEDDRYNRFVACGHI, from the coding sequence ATGTTTACCTGCCAACTGAATCCCAAAGCACTCCAGAGAATAGCCAGACAACCGTTGCAGTTGGTGAAGACTTTGTGCTCTTTTCAGAATGAGCACCACTTGTTTGATAGAAGTCCTAGACCAGCTCTTAAGTCTATACACCATTCCATGCTTAATTTTATTCACCAGAGCCAATTTGAAGCTCTTAAAGTTTTCAAGAAACAGTTTCAAATGGGTGTCTCAGAGATTGATGAGGTTGCCATTGCGTTAGCTCTCAAGGCTTGCAAAGGTGACTTGACATTTGGGTCTCAATTACATAGTCTTACTATAAGAAGTGGATTCTTTTCTTATATTACCGTCCCGAATTCATTGATGAATATGTATTGCAAATCTGGACAGTTCAGTCATGCCATGCTTATTTTTGAGGACATGGAGAATCCTGATACTGTTTCATATAATACGGTGCTTTCTGGGTGTGAAAATGGAGGAGATGCATTATGTTTTGCACATAGAATGCATGCACTTGGGGTTACTTTCGATGCAGTGAGTTATACAACAGCTCTCTCTCATTGTACAGCTCAAGAAATGTTCATATTTGGAAGTCAGTTGCATTCTTGTGTAATGAAGTCAGGATTGGAATTTGAGGTTTTTATTGGGAATGCACTTGTGACTATGTATTTGAAGTGGGGGAAAATTGTAGAAGCTGAAAGAGTATTTTGTGAAATGCCAAGTAAAGACTTGGTTTCATGGAATGCCCTCCTCTCAGGTTATGCACAGGAAGGGAGTTATGCATTGGAAGCTATTTTGGGGTTCATTGAAATGGTTAGAGAAGGCATGAAACCAGATCATGTGTCATTAACTAGTGCAGTTTCAGCTTGTGGGCAGCAAAGAGATTTGGAATTTGGGAAGCAGATACATGGTTTGGCTATCAAGAGGGCCTACGGAACTCATATTTCGGTTTGCAATGTTTTGATGGCATTGTATTCCAAGAGTGGGGATATAAATGATGCAAAGATGATTTTTCAAAGGATGACTGAACGAAATGTTGTATCTTGGACAACAATGCTTTCCATGAGTGAAGAGGATGCTATGGCAATGTTTAATGAGATGCGAAGAAATGGGGTGTATCCTAATGATGTCACATTTGTTGGACTAATTCACGCCCTAACAATGAACAATATGATATCAGAAGGTTGTATGGTTCACGGATTTTGTATGAAGTCAAACTTTTTCTCTGAATTAAATGTTGTCAATTGCTTTATAACCATGTATGGTAAGTTTGGGTTTATGGAAGACTCAAGGAAGGTCTTTGAAGAGCTTGACCATAAAGACATCATCACTTGGAATGCTTTAATTTCAGGGTATGCTCAAAATGGGATGTATCAAGATGCTCTACAGATATTTTCATCCGCTATGATGGAGTCACGACCAAATGAATATACATTTGGGAGTGTCTTGAGTGCAATTGCTTCGTCTGAATCCATTTCTTTGAAGCATGGACTGCGATGTCATTCTTGCTTGATAAAGCTCGGCCTGAACACTAATCCAGTTACTTTCGGTGCCCTTCTTGACATGTACGCAAAGCGTGGGAGTATCTTTGAATCCCAAAGAGTTTTTCATGAGATAGCTGAGAAAGGCCAAGTTTCATGGACAGCCATGATTTCGGCCCACTCAAGACATGGAGATTATGAATCTGTGATCTCTCTGTTTGAAGAGATGAAGCAGAAAGGCGTGAAGCCAGATTCCATAACGTTTCTCTCTGTTTTGACAGCATGTGGTCATAAAGGAATAGTTGATGTAGGGATTGAGATTTTTAACTCAATGACTAGAGATTTCTCAATCAAACCATCTGCAGAGCATTACTCTTGTGTGGTTGATATGTTTGGCCGTGCAGGGCGGCTAAACGAGGCTGAACAATTCATGTCCCGAATTCCAGGAGGACCAGGAATCTCTGTACTTCAAAGCCTTCTTGGTTCTTGCAGGACTCATGGCAATGTAGAGATGGCTAAGAGGGTAGGCGAAGCCCTGATCGCTTTGGAACCCGAGCATTCAGGTTCTTACGTGTTGATGTCGAATTTGTATGCTGAGAAGGGGCAGTGGGAGAAGGTAGCAAACATCAGAAAAGGGATGAGATCTAGAGGAGTGAAGAAAGAGGTAGCATTTAGTTGGGTTGATGTAGGAAGCATTGATGATTCTCTGAATCTGCATGGGTTTTCATCAGATGACAAGTCTCATCCATTGTCTGAGGAAATTTATAGGATGGTGGAGTGGCTTGGATCAGAGATGAAACATTTAGAGGAAGATGAGGATGATAGATACAACAGGTTTGTAGCATGTGGTCATATTTGA
- the LOC116001625 gene encoding adenine nucleotide transporter BT1, chloroplastic/mitochondrial-like → MVRRRLRDSGEKEDELFLNSGIGFLWCPQDEGYHPGGYFASMWQMGMGFGISHSLQSSSENLLRLNVFGQYKAPDVSLKESGFPELAGTEVVEVKEKWGQKKQKKKGVGLRWRVKVGNPSLRRLISGAIAGAVSRTSVAPLETIRTHMMVGNYGHSTNEVFQNIMKNEGWKGLFSGNLVNVIRVAPSKAIELFVYETFKKRLTSKPDEQPRLPGPASLISGAVAGISSTLCTYPLELLKTRLTVQRGVYKNVLDALVKIVKEEGPAELYRGLTPSLIGVIPYAATNYYAYDTLRKAYRQILKQEEIGNMATLLIGSAAGAISGGVTFPLEVARKHMQAGALNGRQYHNMLHALISILEHEGVLGLYRGLGPSCLKLVPAAGISFMCYEACKKILVEHENDD, encoded by the exons ATGGTTAGGAGAAGATTAAGAGATTCTGGAGAGAAGGAAGATGAGTTGTTTCTGAATTCTGGAATTGGGTTTCTGTGGTGTCCCCAAGATGAAGGCTATCACCCTGGTGGATACTTTGCAAGTATGTGGCAGATGGGGATGGGATTTGGGATATCCCATAGTCTGCAAAGCTCTTCTGAAAATCTCCTGCGATTGAATGTGTTTGGGCAGTACAAGGCACCCGATGTCAGTTTAAAGGAGAGTGGATTCCCCGAGTTAGCGGGAACTGAAGTTGTAGAGGTGAAAGAGAAATGGGGGCAGAAGaaacagaagaagaaagggGTTGGTCTTAGATGGAGGGTTAAGGTTGGGAATCCATCTTTGAGAAGGTTGATCAGTGGGGCAATTGCAGGGGCGGTCTCGAGGACATCAGTTGCTCCATTGGAGACAATAAGGACTCATATGATGGTGGGGAACTATGGGCACTCAACAAATGAAGTGTTTCAGAATATCATGAAGAATGAAGGGTGGAAAGGGCTGTTCAGTGGAAATCTGGTCAATGTAATAAGAGTGGCACCAAGCAAGGCAATAGAG TTATTTGTATATGAGACCTTCAAAAAGCGATTGACGTCTAAACCAGATGAACAGCCCAGATTACCTGGACCTGCTTCTCTGATCTCAGGCGCTGTTGCTGGAATTAGCTCGACGTTGTGCACCTACCCACTCGAGCTGCTAAAAACGCGACTCACCGTTCAG AGGGGTGTATACAAAAACGTGTTGGATGCATTGGTTAAAATCGTGAAAGAGGAAGGGCCTGCAGAGCTATACAGAGGGCTCACTCCAAGCCTAATTGGAGTGATTCCATATGCAGCCACAAACTATTATGCATATGACACATTAAGGAAAGCTTACAGGCAGATCTTGAAGCAAGAAGAGATTGGGAACATGGCAACTCTGTTGATTGGCTCAGCAGCCGGCGCCATCTCTGGTGGCGTGACTTTCCCCCTCGAGGTGGCTCGGAAACACATGCAAGCTGGAGCTCTCAACGGTAGGCAATACCACAACATGCTTCATGCCCTTATAAGCATTCTGGAACATGAAGGTGTCCTGGGTCTTTACAGGGGTTTGGGGCCAAGCTGCCTGAAATTGGTCCCTGCTGCTGGAATTTCTTTCATGTGTTATGAGGCATGCAAGAAGATATTGGTTGAGCATGAAAATGATGATTAG
- the LOC116001626 gene encoding uncharacterized protein At2g34160-like has translation MEEITEGVNNINIASGDLQKKNRIQVSNTKKPLFFYVNLAKRYMQQHNEVELSGLGMAIATVVSVTEILKNNGLAVEKKIMTSTVDVRDDSRGRPITKAKIEIVLGKSEKFDETIAAAAEKDQAGDELS, from the exons ATGGAGGAGATAACTGAGGGAGTCAACAACATTAACATCGCCAGCGGTGACCTTCAGAAGAAGAACCGTATTCAGGTCTCCAACACTAAGAAACCCCTCTTCTTCTATGTCAATCTTGCCAAG AGGTATATGCAGCAGCACAATGAGGTGGAGCTTTCTGGTCTTGGAATGG CTATTGCCACTGTAGTCTCAGTAACTGAAATTCTGAAGAACAATGGATTGGCTGTTGAAAAGA AGATCATGACATCTACTGTTGATGTTCGAGATGATTCAAGAGGGCGGCCAATCACAAAAGCCAAA aTTGAGATAGTGCTGGGGAAGAGTGAAAAATTCGATGAAACAATTGCAGCAGCTGCTGAGAAGGACCAAGCTGGTGATGAACTGAGTTAA